A section of the Verrucomicrobiota bacterium genome encodes:
- the hflX gene encoding GTPase HflX, producing the protein MTELIETQGEEPERVVLVGVQLRSADAWTVQDHLSELGQLVQTAGGLVVAQEIVKRDRPTAPYFIGKGKVEDLRLICEAERADTVVFDEELAPAQERNLEREVKRKIISRTGLILDIFAQRAQTREAKLQVELAQHQYMLPRLRGLWTHLERQPGGIGTRGPGETQIEVDRRRVREQIQRLTNEIGAVRRSRATQRKARARHDVRTVAIIGYTNAGKSTLLNRLTGADAFVEDKVFATLDPTTRKLEIPSGRAVLFSDTVGFIRKLPHMLVDAFKATFEETLEADLLLHVLDISHPAADEQAEAVAAVLKELGAEEKPIVTALNKTDRIEHPEIAGRWVRQLGHAVPVSAKHGTGLRELLDLIEAQFATEMLTATYRVPQSESRLVARLHAEGHVLSTKWENNSALVTVELRRERAAAFERFLVKTDSP; encoded by the coding sequence ATGACGGAATTGATCGAGACACAAGGTGAAGAGCCGGAGCGGGTGGTGCTTGTCGGCGTGCAGCTCAGGAGCGCCGACGCGTGGACGGTGCAGGACCATCTCTCCGAGCTGGGGCAGCTCGTGCAGACGGCGGGTGGGCTGGTGGTGGCGCAGGAGATCGTCAAGCGCGACCGGCCGACGGCGCCGTACTTCATCGGCAAGGGCAAGGTCGAGGACTTGCGGCTCATCTGCGAGGCCGAGCGGGCCGACACGGTGGTCTTCGACGAGGAGTTGGCGCCGGCGCAGGAGCGCAACCTCGAGCGCGAGGTCAAGCGCAAGATCATCAGCCGGACGGGGCTGATCCTCGACATCTTCGCCCAGCGCGCGCAGACGCGCGAGGCCAAGCTCCAGGTCGAACTCGCCCAGCACCAGTACATGCTCCCGCGGCTGCGCGGGCTGTGGACACACCTCGAGCGCCAGCCCGGCGGCATCGGCACGCGCGGGCCCGGCGAGACGCAGATCGAGGTGGACCGCCGCCGTGTACGCGAGCAGATCCAGCGGCTCACGAACGAGATCGGAGCGGTGCGCCGGTCGCGGGCCACGCAGCGCAAGGCGCGCGCGCGCCACGATGTGCGCACGGTGGCGATCATCGGCTATACGAACGCGGGCAAGTCGACGCTGCTCAACCGGCTCACGGGCGCCGACGCGTTCGTCGAGGACAAGGTGTTCGCCACACTCGACCCGACGACGCGCAAGCTCGAGATCCCGAGCGGCCGCGCGGTGCTGTTCAGCGACACGGTCGGCTTCATCCGCAAGCTGCCGCACATGCTCGTCGACGCGTTCAAGGCGACGTTCGAGGAGACGCTCGAAGCCGACCTCTTGCTCCACGTGCTTGACATCAGCCACCCGGCCGCCGACGAGCAGGCCGAGGCGGTCGCCGCCGTGCTCAAGGAGCTGGGCGCCGAAGAGAAGCCGATCGTCACCGCACTCAACAAGACCGACCGGATCGAGCATCCCGAGATCGCCGGCCGCTGGGTGCGCCAGCTCGGGCACGCCGTGCCGGTGTCGGCCAAGCACGGCACGGGGCTGCGCGAGCTGCTTGACCTGATCGAGGCCCAGTTCGCCACCGAGATGCTCACGGCCACGTACCGCGTGCCGCAGAGCGAGTCGCGTTTGGTCGCCCGTCTGCACGCGGAGGGCCACGTCCTCTCGACGAAGTGGGAGAACAACAGCGCGCTGGTGACCGTCGAGTTGCGCCGCGAGCGCGCCGCGGCGTTCGAGCGGTTCTTGGTCAAAACTGATTCGCCATGA
- the radC gene encoding DNA repair protein RadC encodes MSEPTGYFKIKELPADERPRERLLAHGAGALSSSELLAIILRTGRRKRNARELAAELLQRFGGLQGVAKASIDELRGVGGIGVAKAIQLKAAFELGTRFTTSRRPERPEIRSSRDVVEVVSDAMRLHEQEQFVILLLDTKNRLIRQETVSVGTLNASLVHPREVFRSAIRASSASVIVCHNHPTGDCRPSREDFETTRRIREAGELVGIRVLDHIIIGDGDYYSFKDSDTL; translated from the coding sequence ATGAGTGAACCGACGGGCTACTTCAAGATCAAGGAGCTGCCGGCTGATGAACGGCCGCGCGAGCGGCTGCTGGCGCACGGGGCGGGGGCGTTGTCGTCGAGCGAGCTCCTGGCGATCATCTTGAGGACAGGCCGGCGGAAGCGCAACGCGCGCGAGCTGGCGGCCGAGTTGTTGCAGCGTTTCGGCGGGCTGCAGGGCGTGGCGAAGGCGTCCATTGACGAGCTGCGCGGCGTCGGCGGCATTGGCGTGGCGAAAGCCATTCAGCTCAAGGCGGCGTTCGAGCTGGGGACGCGGTTCACGACCTCACGCAGGCCCGAGCGCCCTGAGATCCGGTCGTCGCGCGACGTGGTCGAAGTTGTCAGCGACGCGATGCGCCTCCACGAGCAGGAGCAGTTCGTCATCCTGCTGCTCGACACCAAGAACCGGCTCATCCGGCAGGAAACCGTCTCGGTTGGCACACTCAATGCAAGCCTGGTGCATCCGCGCGAGGTGTTTCGGAGCGCGATCCGCGCCTCGAGCGCGTCAGTGATTGTCTGCCACAATCACCCGACGGGCGATTGCCGGCCGTCGCGCGAGGACTTCGAGACCACGCGCCGCATCCGCGAGGCGGGGGAATTGGTTGGCATCCGGGTGCTCGATCATATAATCATTGGTGACGGCGACTACTACAGCTTCAAGGATAGCGACACGCTGTAG
- a CDS encoding rod shape-determining protein MreC has protein sequence MASVFVRRRRVIVTVLVFVAIFVLLSLKLPISRWARKPVMTVVSPVLRGVEAVGRWFGRVGSAMVGHGLVDEIKGLERRVQALEAERTALEAELESVRATHAQLEAAAAFNVRLLPARVIGREPTGWYDTVVLNVGTGSGVRPGMQVVKGDWYVGRVMEAGPGWSRVMLAYDPRSTVPAGLHRGATYGLVDTSQTRQLVFRYLADAPEVRVGDKIVTWRAATEGEAAAFHFVEGFGIGTVATVGGEEAGWQTALLERPIELESLSEVLVVVSP, from the coding sequence ATGGCATCGGTGTTTGTCCGCCGGCGGCGCGTGATCGTCACCGTGCTCGTGTTCGTGGCAATCTTCGTGCTGCTGAGCCTCAAGCTCCCGATCTCGCGCTGGGCGCGCAAGCCGGTGATGACGGTGGTCAGCCCCGTGCTGCGCGGCGTCGAGGCGGTGGGGCGCTGGTTCGGACGCGTCGGGTCGGCCATGGTCGGGCATGGGCTAGTGGATGAGATCAAAGGGCTCGAGCGGCGGGTCCAGGCGCTCGAAGCCGAACGCACAGCGCTCGAAGCCGAGCTCGAGTCGGTGCGCGCCACGCACGCTCAGCTCGAGGCGGCCGCTGCATTCAACGTGCGGCTGCTGCCGGCGCGCGTGATTGGGCGCGAGCCGACGGGTTGGTACGACACCGTCGTGCTCAACGTCGGCACGGGCAGCGGCGTGCGGCCCGGCATGCAGGTGGTCAAGGGCGATTGGTACGTTGGCCGGGTCATGGAGGCCGGACCGGGCTGGAGCCGCGTGATGCTCGCTTACGACCCGCGCAGCACCGTACCGGCCGGACTCCATCGCGGCGCCACGTACGGGCTTGTGGATACGTCTCAGACGCGACAACTCGTGTTCCGGTATCTTGCTGACGCGCCCGAGGTGCGTGTGGGGGACAAGATCGTCACGTGGCGCGCGGCAACCGAGGGCGAGGCGGCGGCGTTTCATTTTGTCGAGGGCTTTGGGATCGGCACCGTGGCGACCGTCGGCGGCGAGGAAGCCGGTTGGCAGACGGCGTTGCTCGAGCGGCCAATCGAGCTCGAGAGCCTGAGCGAAGTGCTCGTGGTCGTGAGCCCATGA
- the mreD gene encoding rod shape-determining protein MreD, whose protein sequence is MKLLGALIAFLGCALAQSAAANAASVLRIVRVDLCLVALLAYALGAGTERGLVLGVLAGLATDLLGGGRLGVGALGYGVVGFMAGSVPETFFPGTALVRGVLLFISGTICSLIIYNALRVYGAAHGYATVLGCTIAPMLAATAVIGALLMALVDRVRVRMLRHD, encoded by the coding sequence ATGAAGCTGCTGGGCGCATTGATCGCATTTCTCGGCTGCGCGCTCGCGCAGAGCGCGGCGGCGAATGCGGCGAGCGTGCTCCGCATCGTGCGCGTCGACTTGTGCCTCGTCGCGCTGCTCGCTTACGCGCTCGGCGCAGGAACCGAGCGGGGGCTGGTGCTCGGGGTGCTTGCCGGGCTGGCAACCGACCTCCTCGGCGGCGGGCGCCTCGGCGTGGGCGCGCTGGGCTATGGCGTCGTCGGGTTCATGGCCGGCAGCGTGCCGGAGACGTTCTTCCCGGGTACAGCGCTCGTGCGCGGAGTATTGCTGTTCATCTCGGGGACCATCTGTTCCCTGATCATCTACAACGCGCTGCGCGTCTACGGCGCCGCGCACGGCTACGCAACCGTTCTGGGCTGCACAATCGCGCCGATGCTTGCGGCCACCGCTGTGATCGGCGCGTTGTTGATGGCACTCGTGGACCGCGTCCGCGTAAGGATGCTTCGCCATGATTGA
- the mrdA gene encoding penicillin-binding protein 2 encodes MIEPRPRPGLTGRPRVLLAITVIAFAVLVLRLWSLQVVHADRYRDLALVNRKRVIILRPARGRLLDRAGRPLADNRARLDACIDKSIAKTEASVSRAVAAIHDVLGMPEEEIRARLSPERVIPHVPVVIARDISFEEYAKLKVLEPLTPGLAPITTFTRRCRHGDLAAQTLGYAGLVPSREALAELRSKWPLTEYDADDVVGLAGLELAFEHDLQGRKGKLVIEVDNLSRRRRVLDNASLPVAGADVCTTLDIELQELAHRLLEGDGRAPDGQEGTTDLRRGAFVAMDPRNGDVLALVSTPSFDPSVFAIPRPAEAVAEIQRLNKDPLRPLWNRAISDQYPLGSAFKVVVALAGLNLPANDERRLTGETLFECPGTFHLGRAEWECYHRRAHGMINLVTAIKKSCNVFFYKAGRQIGPEAIIALADAFGLGKPTGLPLPNEQPGVNPTDKWCRSDDWRARQYRTWVPGYTINLSIGQFPLEVTPIQVAQIYATIAMDGAQFKPRLVTRIVRPDGVEEFAPESRRIELSPESLALVKEGLREVTRKDGTAAGAFMPHLDHLNVAGKTSTAQVGEGENEKNLVWFVAFAPVEAPEIVVVVMVEEGKTGGSTAAPIAAAFLEGYFARADQ; translated from the coding sequence ATGATTGAGCCGCGTCCAAGACCGGGGCTGACGGGCCGCCCGCGCGTGCTGCTCGCCATCACGGTGATCGCGTTCGCCGTGCTCGTGCTGCGCCTCTGGTCGCTCCAGGTCGTGCACGCCGACCGCTACCGCGACCTGGCGCTTGTCAACCGCAAGCGGGTGATCATCCTGCGGCCCGCGCGGGGCCGGCTGCTCGACCGCGCGGGCCGGCCGCTCGCCGACAACCGGGCCCGGCTCGATGCCTGCATCGACAAGAGCATCGCGAAGACCGAGGCTTCGGTCAGCCGCGCCGTCGCAGCGATTCACGACGTGCTCGGCATGCCCGAGGAGGAGATCCGCGCGCGCCTCAGCCCTGAGCGCGTCATCCCGCACGTACCGGTGGTGATCGCACGCGACATCAGCTTCGAGGAATACGCCAAGCTCAAGGTGCTCGAGCCGCTCACGCCGGGCCTCGCACCGATCACGACGTTCACGCGCCGTTGCCGCCACGGTGACCTTGCCGCGCAGACGCTCGGCTACGCGGGCCTGGTGCCAAGCCGGGAGGCCCTCGCCGAGCTCAGATCCAAGTGGCCGCTTACCGAGTATGATGCCGACGACGTGGTCGGCCTGGCCGGCCTCGAGCTCGCCTTCGAACACGACCTCCAGGGCCGCAAGGGCAAGCTCGTCATCGAGGTGGACAACCTGAGCCGACGACGGCGCGTGCTCGACAATGCCTCGCTGCCCGTCGCCGGCGCCGACGTCTGCACGACGCTTGATATCGAGCTGCAGGAGCTCGCCCATCGCCTCCTCGAGGGCGACGGCCGCGCACCGGACGGCCAGGAAGGCACGACGGACCTGCGGCGCGGCGCGTTCGTCGCCATGGACCCGCGCAACGGTGACGTCCTCGCCTTGGTGAGCACGCCGAGTTTTGATCCGAGCGTGTTCGCCATTCCGCGCCCAGCCGAGGCCGTCGCCGAGATCCAGCGCCTCAACAAGGACCCGCTGCGCCCCTTGTGGAACCGCGCGATCAGCGATCAGTACCCGCTCGGCTCGGCATTCAAGGTGGTCGTGGCGCTCGCTGGGCTCAACTTGCCCGCCAACGACGAGCGGCGGCTTACGGGCGAGACACTCTTCGAGTGCCCAGGCACGTTCCACCTCGGCAGAGCCGAGTGGGAGTGCTATCATCGCCGGGCGCACGGCATGATCAACCTGGTCACGGCGATCAAGAAGTCGTGCAACGTGTTCTTCTACAAGGCCGGACGCCAGATCGGACCGGAGGCGATCATCGCGCTCGCCGACGCGTTCGGTCTCGGCAAGCCGACAGGTCTGCCGCTGCCCAACGAGCAGCCCGGCGTCAACCCGACCGACAAGTGGTGCCGCTCCGACGACTGGCGCGCGCGCCAGTACCGGACCTGGGTGCCCGGCTACACGATCAACCTGAGCATCGGGCAGTTCCCGCTCGAGGTCACGCCGATCCAGGTCGCCCAGATCTATGCGACCATCGCCATGGACGGCGCGCAGTTCAAGCCGCGGCTTGTGACCAGGATCGTGCGGCCCGACGGCGTCGAGGAGTTCGCACCCGAGTCGCGCCGCATCGAGCTGAGCCCCGAGAGCCTTGCGCTCGTCAAGGAGGGCCTGCGCGAAGTCACGCGCAAGGATGGCACAGCCGCCGGGGCGTTCATGCCGCACCTCGACCACCTCAACGTCGCGGGTAAGACGAGCACGGCCCAGGTCGGCGAGGGGGAGAACGAGAAGAACCTCGTCTGGTTCGTCGCTTTCGCGCCGGTCGAGGCGCCCGAGATCGTCGTCGTCGTCATGGTCGAAGAGGGCAAGACCGGCGGCTCCACTGCCGCCCCCATCGCCGCCGCGTTCCTCGAAGGCTACTTCGCCCGCGCCGACCAGTGA
- a CDS encoding PAS domain S-box protein encodes MSTEREHLEREHSSTHPGQSELSRLVLELAPEALLVAKGPQWRLVSANRAAGELFLFGPDAMREAAPALADLFADGQAGVVKLVQQAEGRETPVTIEAVLRDRFGLTFPAAVSARAVVIDGEPHLLLGLRDITELKRAEVRRRFFYAMAESAIDAIVAWSEGDAIVYANPSSHRLFGFEPDGLLGRPLRDLFEDAEAADTFIRESAALGNWHVELRLRRADGTVFEALLSTWRQPEGARGVDAEGLSVTVCFLRDITEQKTAERDLRRSEERFRMLADLLPETVFEHDLEGRFTFVNKRALETFGYCAEDVRGGKMALDMLVPEDRERARQHLERRLRGEELGGIEYMALAKDGHRVPILLYASPILRGDTPAGLRGIAIDISNRKAAEEAVRASEERFRALFESAPDAIFLMDPQGIFIDGNRAAEQLIGTTRETLIGHSLTSAQVLPEEQLADATARLDEVRSGQAGGPYEYSLIRRTGQRVPVQIRVLPITISGQTLILGIARDVTETKRLQAQLERYSHGLEELVAERTHEVHLLSRIITSTVTAWVITDPAGRLVRWNHAFGELSGYRLEELIHMSWSDLIPPGQHETEQALVRVALAGSGHQIVEQDLVRGDGFVVPIESRFDALDVGESEHVVFRIVTDISLRRETERRLIEARHEAEESSRLKSEFLASISHELRTPLNGILGLANTLTRLRKQGQDDRTDDFLGRIIRSSRHLQNLITEVLDLSRIEAGRMTLDLEPVDAVEVIQSIEGQFYASFEERDLAFSSSVADTTPPVLADRTRLIQILVNLVSNAVKFTDPGGSIGIQVKPAAGGRAVEFSVSDTGRGIPADKLEQVFERFEQLDRSGAKLGVGLGLAICRQIVEAQGGRIWAESELGVGSRFVFTLPPAVGGSERPSEAGEESPQS; translated from the coding sequence GTGAGCACCGAGAGGGAGCACCTGGAACGCGAACACTCAAGCACCCATCCGGGCCAGAGTGAGCTGTCCCGTCTTGTGCTCGAGCTTGCGCCCGAGGCGCTTCTGGTGGCCAAAGGCCCCCAGTGGCGGTTGGTGAGCGCGAACCGCGCGGCGGGTGAGTTGTTCCTGTTCGGCCCGGATGCGATGCGCGAGGCGGCTCCGGCACTGGCGGACCTGTTTGCCGACGGGCAAGCCGGGGTGGTCAAGCTCGTCCAGCAGGCTGAAGGGCGCGAGACGCCCGTGACGATCGAGGCGGTGCTGCGCGACCGGTTCGGGCTGACCTTCCCGGCGGCGGTGTCGGCCCGGGCGGTCGTGATCGACGGCGAGCCCCACCTGCTGCTGGGCCTGCGCGACATCACCGAGCTCAAGCGCGCCGAAGTGCGGCGGCGCTTCTTCTACGCGATGGCCGAGTCGGCCATTGACGCCATTGTCGCCTGGAGCGAAGGCGATGCCATCGTCTACGCCAATCCGTCGAGCCACCGGCTCTTCGGCTTCGAGCCCGACGGGCTGCTAGGCCGCCCGCTCCGCGACCTGTTCGAAGACGCTGAGGCGGCCGACACGTTCATTCGAGAGTCCGCCGCTCTTGGCAACTGGCACGTCGAGCTGCGGCTGCGCCGGGCCGACGGGACGGTCTTCGAGGCGCTGCTGTCGACCTGGCGCCAGCCCGAGGGGGCCCGGGGGGTGGACGCTGAGGGGTTATCGGTCACCGTCTGTTTCCTGCGCGATATCACCGAGCAGAAGACGGCCGAACGCGACTTGCGCCGCAGCGAGGAGCGATTCCGCATGCTGGCCGACCTGCTGCCCGAAACGGTTTTCGAGCACGACCTTGAGGGCCGCTTCACGTTCGTCAACAAGCGGGCGCTCGAGACGTTCGGATACTGCGCGGAGGATGTGCGCGGGGGCAAGATGGCTCTCGACATGCTTGTGCCCGAGGACCGTGAGCGGGCGCGCCAGCATCTCGAGCGACGCCTCCGAGGCGAGGAACTGGGTGGCATCGAGTACATGGCATTGGCCAAGGACGGGCACCGCGTGCCCATTCTGCTGTATGCCAGCCCGATCCTGCGTGGCGACACACCAGCCGGCCTCCGCGGGATCGCCATCGACATCTCGAACCGCAAGGCGGCCGAGGAGGCGGTGCGGGCAAGCGAGGAACGGTTCCGCGCCCTGTTCGAGAGCGCCCCGGACGCCATCTTCCTGATGGATCCGCAGGGCATCTTCATCGACGGCAACCGGGCCGCCGAGCAGTTGATCGGCACCACGCGCGAGACCCTCATCGGCCATAGTCTCACCAGCGCCCAAGTCCTGCCCGAGGAGCAGCTCGCAGACGCCACCGCACGGCTCGACGAGGTTCGCTCCGGCCAGGCCGGCGGGCCCTACGAGTATTCGCTCATTCGCCGCACGGGCCAGCGCGTCCCCGTGCAGATCAGAGTGCTGCCGATCACGATCAGCGGGCAGACGCTTATCCTCGGCATCGCGCGCGACGTCACAGAGACCAAGCGGCTCCAGGCGCAACTCGAGCGCTACAGCCATGGGCTCGAGGAGCTCGTGGCCGAGCGCACCCATGAGGTCCATCTGCTGTCACGCATCATCACCTCGACGGTGACGGCCTGGGTGATCACCGATCCGGCGGGCCGGCTCGTGCGCTGGAACCACGCCTTCGGGGAGTTGTCCGGCTACCGGCTCGAGGAGCTCATCCATATGAGCTGGTCCGACCTGATCCCCCCGGGGCAACACGAGACCGAGCAAGCGCTCGTCAGAGTGGCGCTCGCGGGGAGCGGTCACCAGATCGTCGAACAGGACCTGGTCCGCGGCGACGGATTCGTCGTGCCCATCGAGTCGCGCTTCGATGCGCTCGACGTCGGCGAATCCGAACACGTCGTGTTCCGCATCGTCACTGACATCTCGCTGCGGCGCGAGACCGAGCGGCGCCTCATCGAAGCACGCCACGAGGCCGAGGAATCGAGCCGGCTCAAGTCGGAGTTCCTCGCCTCGATCAGCCACGAGCTGCGCACGCCGCTCAACGGCATCCTGGGCTTGGCCAACACGCTGACAAGGCTGCGCAAACAGGGCCAGGACGATCGGACCGACGACTTCCTCGGGCGCATCATTCGCTCGAGCCGCCACCTGCAGAACCTGATCACCGAGGTGCTCGATCTGTCGCGCATCGAGGCGGGGCGCATGACGCTCGACCTCGAGCCGGTCGACGCCGTCGAGGTGATCCAGTCGATCGAGGGCCAATTCTACGCCTCGTTCGAGGAGCGCGATCTGGCGTTCAGCTCCAGCGTGGCCGACACGACGCCGCCCGTGCTGGCCGATCGGACCCGGCTCATTCAGATCCTGGTCAACCTGGTCAGCAATGCGGTCAAGTTCACCGACCCCGGCGGATCCATCGGCATCCAGGTCAAGCCGGCGGCCGGTGGCCGGGCGGTCGAGTTCAGCGTGAGCGATACCGGCCGCGGCATCCCGGCCGACAAGCTTGAGCAGGTCTTCGAGCGCTTCGAGCAGCTCGATCGCTCGGGGGCCAAGCTCGGCGTCGGACTCGGGCTGGCCATCTGCCGCCAGATCGTTGAGGCGCAGGGCGGCCGCATCTGGGCCGAGAGCGAGCTGGGGGTCGGCAGCCGGTTCGTATTCACCTTGCCGCCGGCCGTGGGCGGTTCGGAACGGCCGTCCGAGGCCGGGGAGGAATCTCCTCAGTCATGA
- a CDS encoding response regulator, which produces MSVPQRINGVVLVVDDNGDNRLIAGTNLDMAGYTVLEAEDGAPALEVMAANPIDLVLLDIMMPRMDGYEVCRRIRADERLCRTKVLMLTAKARTEDLIKGFESGADDYVTKPFEIDELLARVRNLVGLKQAEDELRRINADLEGEVERRAQELVRSQAQYRTIFDAAPLSIMLLDTGGCVEAVNAWHEAHPVFSTLYAAPLVGTHLADHPTAGALAAAPLIASLAEGKAFEHQTRLEGRPGQEKEGLIVRVRGVPIRDERNTLQGALVLHEDLTEEQRLRDRALEAEKLASLGTLAQGVAHNFNNLLFVVSGSLELLRSAVDSARAERPLEQARLALSRMASLTRQLAVFSRFGEQERQPVDLGQLARDIVATFDAEFRNGLRLSLDVAENLPYVLGCAAELYQALHGLVRNALEATPSNGELRVAVRREQRVQPGNAWTEATPQDWVVCEVADNGIGMNDETRRRAFEPFFTTKQTVGVGLGLSAVHGVVRSHGGTIEIASALGKGTTITLALPTQSSAGQARPAITPTDAGMRHPHTERR; this is translated from the coding sequence ATGAGCGTGCCGCAGCGGATAAACGGCGTCGTTCTGGTTGTCGATGACAACGGCGACAACCGGCTGATCGCCGGCACCAACCTCGACATGGCGGGCTACACCGTGCTTGAGGCCGAGGACGGCGCCCCAGCGCTCGAAGTGATGGCGGCCAACCCCATCGACCTCGTGCTGCTCGATATCATGATGCCGCGCATGGACGGGTACGAGGTGTGCCGCCGCATCCGAGCCGACGAGCGGTTGTGCCGCACGAAAGTCCTGATGCTCACGGCCAAGGCGCGCACCGAGGACCTCATCAAGGGCTTCGAGAGCGGCGCCGACGACTATGTCACCAAGCCGTTCGAGATTGACGAGCTGCTGGCGCGCGTGCGCAACCTTGTCGGCCTCAAGCAGGCCGAGGACGAGCTGCGGCGCATCAACGCCGACCTCGAGGGCGAGGTCGAGCGCCGCGCCCAGGAGCTTGTGCGCTCGCAGGCGCAGTATCGAACGATCTTCGACGCGGCGCCCCTGTCGATCATGCTCCTGGACACCGGCGGCTGCGTCGAGGCGGTCAACGCCTGGCACGAGGCGCACCCGGTATTCTCGACGCTGTATGCCGCCCCGCTTGTTGGCACGCACCTGGCGGACCATCCCACCGCGGGTGCGCTCGCGGCGGCACCGCTTATCGCCTCGCTCGCCGAAGGCAAAGCCTTCGAGCACCAGACGCGCCTGGAAGGCAGACCGGGTCAGGAGAAGGAGGGGCTCATCGTGCGCGTGCGCGGCGTGCCCATCCGCGACGAGCGGAACACCCTCCAGGGCGCGCTCGTACTCCACGAGGACCTCACGGAAGAGCAGCGGCTCCGCGACCGGGCACTCGAGGCCGAGAAGCTCGCTTCGCTCGGCACGCTCGCCCAAGGCGTGGCGCACAACTTCAACAACCTGCTCTTCGTCGTCTCGGGCAGCCTTGAACTGCTCCGCTCGGCGGTCGATTCGGCCCGCGCCGAGCGACCCCTCGAACAGGCCCGCCTGGCGCTGTCGCGCATGGCGTCACTGACGCGCCAGCTTGCCGTCTTCTCCAGGTTCGGCGAGCAAGAGCGCCAGCCCGTCGACCTCGGTCAGCTTGCCAGGGACATTGTGGCGACGTTTGACGCCGAGTTCCGCAACGGGCTGAGGCTCTCGCTCGATGTGGCTGAGAATCTCCCGTACGTGCTGGGCTGCGCCGCCGAGCTGTACCAGGCGCTGCACGGTCTGGTCCGCAACGCCCTCGAGGCGACTCCGAGCAACGGCGAGCTCCGCGTCGCCGTGCGGCGAGAACAGCGCGTCCAGCCCGGCAACGCCTGGACCGAGGCAACCCCACAGGATTGGGTGGTCTGCGAGGTCGCCGACAACGGCATCGGGATGAATGACGAGACGCGGCGGCGCGCGTTCGAGCCGTTCTTCACGACCAAGCAGACAGTCGGCGTGGGTCTTGGCCTGTCGGCCGTCCACGGCGTCGTGCGCAGCCATGGCGGCACCATCGAGATCGCCAGCGCCCTGGGGAAGGGAACAACCATCACGCTCGCGCTGCCCACGCAATCGTCTGCGGGGCAGGCGCGCCCTGCGATCACGCCCACAGATGCCGGCATGCGGCACCCACACACGGAACGGCGGTGA
- a CDS encoding GHKL domain-containing protein, which translates to MDSTTYGQGLPFVPVAHVDRISEPISAPLPRSGWAIEPIGASGQLVHAARLAALGEIAAGVAHEMNQPLAAIRMLVTSMLADIDGNRLDTERAHQWLDTINEQIGRISWIIGHVRSFSRDEPPDKQAATDVGETVHNTLALLSAQFYSRGINVEAEVAPPLPGVQVDNRYLEQVLINLLSNARDALDTMPDGTPKQVWVRAFASPDGGSVVLEVIDNGPGMPPEVRERVFEAFFTTKQASQGTGIGLSIVRTILAKCGAQIAVETQPGEGTTFRVVLPAAPSSTDTIQERTP; encoded by the coding sequence ATGGACTCGACGACATACGGTCAAGGGCTTCCATTTGTGCCGGTCGCCCACGTAGACAGGATCTCGGAGCCGATCTCCGCACCCCTGCCGAGGAGCGGCTGGGCCATCGAGCCGATTGGGGCCAGCGGCCAGCTCGTGCATGCGGCGCGTCTGGCCGCGTTAGGTGAGATCGCGGCTGGGGTGGCGCACGAGATGAATCAGCCCCTGGCGGCGATCCGGATGCTGGTCACCAGCATGCTGGCCGACATCGACGGCAATCGCCTCGACACCGAACGGGCGCACCAATGGCTCGATACGATCAACGAGCAGATCGGCCGGATCTCGTGGATCATCGGCCACGTGCGCTCGTTCAGCCGGGACGAGCCGCCCGACAAGCAGGCCGCCACGGACGTCGGCGAGACGGTCCACAACACGCTCGCGCTGTTGTCGGCGCAGTTCTACAGCCGCGGCATCAACGTCGAGGCCGAGGTGGCACCCCCGCTGCCCGGCGTGCAGGTCGACAACCGCTACCTCGAGCAGGTACTCATCAATCTGCTGAGCAACGCGCGCGACGCGCTCGACACGATGCCCGATGGCACGCCCAAGCAGGTGTGGGTCCGGGCCTTCGCGTCGCCCGACGGCGGCTCGGTGGTTCTCGAGGTGATCGACAACGGTCCGGGCATGCCGCCCGAGGTCCGAGAGCGGGTTTTCGAGGCGTTTTTCACAACAAAACAGGCCAGCCAGGGCACTGGCATCGGGCTGTCAATCGTGCGAACGATTCTCGCCAAATGCGGCGCACAGATCGCCGTCGAGACCCAGCCCGGCGAGGGCACGACGTTCCGCGTCGTGCTGCCCGCTGCCCCCTCGAGCACTGACACAATTCAGGAGCGTACGCCATGA
- a CDS encoding response regulator: MNVVIVDDEEVVRDVLAAILRENGIEVRTAESGRKGLDMLAETPTDFLITDFLMPHMNGTELLKQAQCLSPQTKVILISGHVDFDGAIAKAAQGAYATLNKPFDFRTLMDLLSAPDTQA; this comes from the coding sequence ATGAACGTCGTGATCGTCGATGATGAAGAGGTCGTGCGCGATGTACTCGCGGCCATCCTTCGCGAAAACGGCATCGAAGTTCGCACCGCTGAGTCAGGCCGGAAGGGGCTCGACATGCTCGCCGAGACGCCCACCGATTTCCTCATCACCGATTTCCTGATGCCGCACATGAACGGCACCGAACTGCTCAAGCAGGCCCAGTGCCTGAGCCCCCAGACCAAGGTGATCCTCATCTCGGGCCACGTCGATTTCGACGGCGCGATCGCCAAGGCCGCCCAGGGCGCCTACGCCACCCTGAACAAGCCGTTTGACTTCCGCACGCTCATGGACCTGCTTTCGGCGCCTGACACGCAGGCCTGA